The proteins below are encoded in one region of Alistipes sp. ZOR0009:
- a CDS encoding cysteate synthase, which yields MARELSKTAYTLRSVATGKAFEDTGWSLDPQGETTPSLIRAEYQHKQLNVKDEEYGIYKFADWLPVSRMLKGSSAPVTYKSEGLAQELGLSNLYVTFNGWWPERGAYNRTCSFKETEAYSVCGRMGTDFGKTLVVASAGNTARAFAKVCSDNEIPLLLCVPEDNLDALWFDKPIASCVKLICTKKGSDYFDAINLSNLACQVDGYIAEGGAKNIARRDGMGTTMLSAATFIGQIPDYYFQAVGSGTGAIAAWEANLRLIADGRFGARKVKLMVAQNAPFTPMYDAWKADSRALLPMDDDDARRSVEEIVAKVLSNRKPPYSITGGLFDALKDAGGDILVATNEEAAAAAEMFEKLEGIDIHPAAAIALASLINAVRDGLVEPDAVVMLNITGGGEDRYKGDFPLHYLKPSAIFDYNPTLEEVRERIASL from the coding sequence ATGGCAAGAGAATTGAGCAAAACGGCCTACACGCTTCGATCTGTAGCAACAGGTAAGGCCTTCGAAGATACGGGTTGGTCGCTCGACCCGCAGGGAGAAACTACACCTAGCTTAATTAGGGCGGAGTACCAGCACAAACAGCTGAATGTAAAGGACGAGGAGTACGGGATCTACAAGTTTGCCGATTGGCTACCTGTATCTAGGATGCTGAAAGGCTCGTCGGCACCGGTAACCTACAAGAGCGAGGGGCTTGCCCAGGAGCTTGGGCTTTCGAACCTATACGTCACCTTTAACGGCTGGTGGCCCGAGCGAGGTGCTTATAACCGAACCTGCTCCTTTAAGGAGACCGAGGCGTACTCTGTTTGCGGTCGTATGGGCACCGACTTTGGAAAAACGCTTGTTGTTGCCTCGGCAGGTAATACCGCACGCGCATTTGCTAAGGTTTGCTCCGATAACGAGATTCCGTTGCTGCTATGTGTGCCCGAGGATAATCTCGATGCGCTTTGGTTTGACAAGCCAATTGCCAGCTGTGTAAAGCTGATTTGCACCAAAAAAGGCAGCGACTACTTTGATGCCATCAACCTTTCGAACCTAGCCTGCCAGGTGGATGGGTATATTGCCGAAGGAGGAGCAAAGAACATTGCTCGTCGGGATGGAATGGGTACAACCATGCTCTCGGCAGCCACGTTTATAGGGCAAATACCCGACTACTACTTTCAGGCTGTAGGCAGCGGAACAGGAGCCATTGCGGCTTGGGAGGCAAACCTTCGTCTTATTGCCGATGGGCGATTTGGTGCTAGAAAGGTAAAACTGATGGTAGCCCAAAATGCTCCGTTTACTCCCATGTATGATGCTTGGAAGGCCGACTCGCGGGCGCTGCTACCAATGGACGACGACGATGCCCGCCGTAGCGTTGAGGAGATTGTGGCCAAGGTTTTATCTAACCGTAAGCCTCCCTATTCTATCACAGGTGGGCTGTTTGATGCCCTGAAGGATGCTGGCGGGGATATTCTTGTGGCAACCAACGAGGAGGCGGCAGCTGCTGCCGAAATGTTTGAAAAGCTAGAGGGGATAGACATCCATCCTGCTGCAGCCATTGCGCTGGCATCGCTGATTAACGCCGTAAGGGATGGATTGGTTGAGCCAGATGCGGTTGTCATGCTAAATATTACTGGAGGCGGAGAGGATCGGTATAAGGGTGACTTCCCGCTTCATTACCTCAAGCCATCGGCCATATTTGATTATAATCCGACGTTGGAGGAGGTTCGGGAACGAATTGCCAGCCTGTAG
- a CDS encoding TolC family protein: MRKTIVLAAFIATCTGALGQAANTPLTLEQCRKMALEHNKGVQISAAKVEAADALQKAAKAHYYPNISFTATYLRTNNELQLLSEDKMLPIGVKYGDGSFGPSLPKLNADGTISSESLNNKWTIINGTPAPLDKDGKPFNPKENPEKLDWKNYAFLPADQTRVEQKNYYIGMVSLIQPVYLGGKVREINKVAGYSKEVAVAKQKIDDADALYNVDEAYWRVVSLQAKVKLAQDFNNLITRLNSDVDDMFKEGVITRNDQLKVKVKVNEADLNLSKAEDGLQLSKMALCQQIGLPLDSEVILADQPTPKLASVVDTGYASYALGHRNEMVALDLANRMTESGVKLARSRFMPNVVLTANYLAANPNPYKGLTNDFGFDWNVGVVLNIPIFHWGERQHTLTAAKVEQKIASMKMEEAKEKITLQVNQAIFKVNEANRRVAMTQKNIDKAEENLKVASDGFKEGVLSASDVLEAQALWQSAISENIDARMEAMLSDSNLKKVLGELR, from the coding sequence ATGAGAAAGACAATTGTCCTTGCCGCATTCATTGCTACCTGCACTGGTGCATTAGGCCAAGCTGCCAACACACCACTAACATTAGAGCAGTGCCGAAAGATGGCGCTCGAGCATAACAAGGGAGTACAGATTTCCGCCGCCAAGGTCGAAGCCGCCGATGCGCTCCAAAAAGCAGCCAAGGCGCACTACTATCCCAACATTAGCTTCACCGCCACCTACCTACGTACCAACAACGAGCTGCAGCTGCTAAGCGAAGATAAAATGCTCCCCATCGGCGTAAAGTATGGCGACGGTAGCTTCGGACCTTCACTTCCCAAGCTAAATGCTGACGGAACCATTTCGTCCGAAAGCCTTAACAACAAGTGGACCATCATAAACGGTACTCCTGCCCCCTTAGATAAGGATGGGAAACCGTTCAACCCCAAAGAAAATCCCGAAAAGCTCGATTGGAAGAACTACGCCTTCCTTCCTGCCGATCAAACCAGAGTGGAGCAAAAGAACTACTACATCGGAATGGTGAGCCTCATCCAGCCTGTTTACCTGGGCGGAAAGGTACGCGAAATAAACAAGGTGGCTGGCTACTCCAAAGAGGTGGCCGTTGCCAAGCAAAAGATCGACGATGCCGACGCGCTTTACAATGTCGACGAGGCCTACTGGCGCGTTGTATCGCTGCAGGCCAAAGTTAAGCTGGCTCAAGATTTCAACAACCTCATCACCCGCCTAAATAGCGATGTTGACGATATGTTTAAGGAGGGCGTTATCACCCGCAACGACCAGCTTAAGGTTAAGGTCAAGGTTAACGAGGCCGATCTAAATCTATCCAAAGCGGAAGATGGCCTACAGCTATCAAAGATGGCGTTATGCCAACAAATTGGCCTCCCCCTCGATTCCGAAGTTATCCTTGCCGATCAGCCCACACCTAAGCTCGCCAGCGTTGTCGACACCGGCTATGCCAGCTATGCGCTTGGCCATCGCAACGAAATGGTTGCGCTCGATTTAGCCAACCGCATGACAGAGTCTGGCGTAAAGCTTGCCCGCTCGCGATTTATGCCCAACGTTGTGCTTACGGCCAACTACCTTGCCGCTAACCCCAACCCATACAAGGGGCTAACCAATGATTTTGGATTCGACTGGAATGTTGGTGTTGTTCTAAACATCCCTATTTTCCACTGGGGCGAAAGACAACATACACTAACCGCCGCAAAAGTGGAACAAAAAATAGCCTCCATGAAGATGGAAGAGGCCAAAGAGAAGATCACCCTACAGGTGAATCAAGCTATCTTTAAGGTCAACGAAGCCAACCGCCGTGTGGCAATGACCCAAAAGAACATTGACAAGGCAGAGGAGAACCTCAAGGTAGCCAGCGATGGCTTCAAGGAGGGTGTTCTTTCGGCTTCGGACGTACTAGAAGCACAAGCATTATGGCAAAGCGCCATATCCGAAAATATTGATGCTAGAATGGAAGCCATGCTTAGCGATTCTAACTTAAAGAAGGTACTTGGAGAGCTGCGATAG